The Sparus aurata chromosome 10, fSpaAur1.1, whole genome shotgun sequence genome includes the window tcagTACATAAATTAAACCAACTTCACTTCATATATATTGTTGATCTACATAATTCAAGTGtataatagaataaaatagtataacaaaaggaaaaataaaccGCCATCTACCCCCGACAACAGTCGTGACGTTAGCAGCTCAAACACAACAACGACCTCTGAGATGAATCTTCTCTCGTTTCACTCTTTTGTCTAAAGAAAGGTTGAATAAACATGGCGCGAGTTTAGTTTTAGTCTTGCAAACGTTCTTCAGAGGCAGAGCTGCACTGTGTGAAGACGTAAATAACTTTTAGCCAAGAAAGAATCACATTTCTTTGGCTGAGTGACGTTTAACTGGAGATGAGACACGCCGTTGACCAATAGCAAGTTGTCACAATAATGCTAACCTTTggcgttagcatttagctcaaatcGAACTGTAGTTTTCAAACTAACTAAGCTTCTAGGCTGACCAGGCCTTGAGAGTTGCACCTCCTGAACAAGGGTCTCTGTTGCAAACATATCGGCGATGATTTGTTCGTGGCAGCTGTAACTCGGGTGCCATCACAAATATCGCTTCAGGATTCaggattgtgggtaatgtagtgtTACTCAGTGACATCAGGAGGTTGATGTCATGCGGACGTCCTCACaagctgctgctctgcctccTTGAAACTAGAGGGTGGGTGACAGACTGTTAGACGTGGACTCACACTGACCGACAGCACAGGTTCTTCATATTGCTGCTAAATGTGCGTTTACAGCCGTCGAATGAGTGTGTatcatgtggtgtgtgtgtgtatgtgtatgtgttgtgtttaagcCACGGTTGGTGAGAAGGCTGTGATTGCGTGTGCACGTTGGTGTGCACGTGTGGCGTGACGCATTATTAGGTAAATCCAAAAAAAGGCGAAATAAAGACGATATAAAGCATAAATACTGTGCCGACACACTTGCCTCCCTGCGGCTTCTTCCGTTTCAACATCGTTAAGATCTGTCAGTATTCTTGATTCTGTCAGAAAAAtatccaaaatgtgtttgtgagcgAAGTTGTTGTGTTGTAACTTAAATTTAAGGCTATGTTTGTTTCTATAACAGCACCGTTTGGACTTCAGGGCTCGTTCAGACGGAGCGTTGACCGACCACGATCAGACATCGATCCATCGCCCGTTGGTTGACCAGGCGATCCGTGCTGCATCAGAAAGTTTGAACCTTTTCATACCTTGTGCTTGTAAATCATAAAAAGTTGCAGCACTCCCCCTGAAGTCGATATTTAAAGTCGTTGAGCGTCTCTGGTGCAGAACAGCTCCAAGTGAACGAGCCCTGCGAGTCATGAACCGGTGGCTCGTTGATTAAATTGACATTTGGCAATAAATTCTCTGACAGGAAGCCCAAGGCTGTTTGAGAAGAGGTGCGAGGTTAAATAATCTCATCCGTCCACACGACTGACAAATAAATaaggcaaaaataaaataaagtataagGTTGCTAGCAAAGAAGATAAAGACAGTCCTGCTGGACACGTGATCGAACTCAGACACACCTAAGTTCTTCTTTAAAGGGCAGATCGTTCTGAGGGAACTCCCTGGATTTAAGTTTCCAGCTGCAGTGAGAGTTGTCTCGGAGTATTATGGGGTGCCAACAGGTGATCCTTTCAGGCTGTTGAGGGCCGCATGGATCCTGAAGTGCAGTCTGGACTCCATGGAGTAGTCCTTGTAGTTCATCCTGAGGAAGAGGACAAGAACAAATCCATCAGAATCTTAAATGAACACATAGAAATTTTGTGAATGGCATCACAACATCTGGCTGCAGATCCACAACAACTGGAGGAACCAACACCTGGAGGCTCATCAGATTCTGTTCACCGACGGGAgaagagctcagagattactttaaacttctgggattaaaaagtggatttatcttcagtcCTGTTGTATACACAAGTGTTTGAAGCTGGTCGTAACAACTAACATAGAGGTTAACTGGAGGTGCAGTCTGTGTGGAGAGAACTTACTTGGCGTTTTCAATGTACGTGGTGGCCTTGGTGAAGTCTCCCTGTAGTTTGTACAGCAGACCCAGCTCATAGAGCGTGAAGGGGATCAGGTAGTGATCATATCTGATGCGACTCTCACtgaaagcacacaaacacacagataccaGTGTTTATCTTATCTCCCTCACACCTTCACAAGAtaaacagcagctctgcagtgtgTTACCTGGACAGGACCTGTGTGAAGCAGAGCTCAGCCTGCAGTAACCGGcccaggtgtttcaggcagaGTCCCTTCAACATCTGGACCAGACAGCTGTCGTCAGGATGAAACTCTGACGGGTCTGAATGAAAGACGGAGTGAGAAAGTAGAAGTCATGTCACCTCCACTGTGTGTTGTAACTTGTTTAATACACTGAAGAAGAGTTTTCTATGGATGCTAATATTggctaaataaacaacagcatCATCTGCAAACATCACATGATTCTTGGAAGTCGTTGTATAAAGTGAAGAGAAGTGGGTCGAGTGTAAATCCCTATGGAACCACCTGTATTCTCTCAGATCAGCGTTAGCAAGAGTGCTCTTAGCATCATGTTTTTAAACTCACTCGAGTCGTTGCGAAGCTGCTCCTCAGCCCTCTCTATGGTAACCAGCAGGGCCTCGGTGCTGTCGGCTCGCTTCCCGACGATGGTGAAACCATTCCAAACGTACATCATCTCCTGCAGAGAGAGCAAACCTCATCAGTGTTTACGTCAGAGTAGAAACTCAGAGATCacacgactctgtaaggacactcccacactctgtaaggacacttctacactctgtaaggacactcctacgctatgtaaggacactcacacactctgtaaggacactcctacactctgtaaggacattcccacactctgtaaggacactcctacatgatgtaaggacactcctacatGATGTAGGACACTCCTACATGATGTAGGACACTCCCAccctatgtaaggacactcctacatGATGTCAGGACACTCTCACCCTATGTAAGggcactcccacactctgtaaggacactcctacactctgtaaggacacattcacactctgtaaggacattcccatactctgtaaggacactcccacactctgtaaggacactcccacgcaTAGTTTAAAATCCTGCAGCTCATCCAGTTActaagaactgaagaagcctcttcgCTGacaggtgaaacgtcttcaataAACTGAAACAAGTGAGAGGTGGGCGTACCAGTGCGGGGATGACCAGAGGGATGGGGTTAGCAGCTTTGTAGCGTCGGGACTTCCTCACTGCAAATTTCTCAGTTGGGATTGACTTCCCTGCCAGGCGCTGTTTCAGCCCCTCCACctgcctgaacacacacaaatatacaaactCACCTCAACTTAATTTGTTCAGCACAACTCGAACAAAAATGCAAAGTGTGttaaacaacaaagacaacaaacaagaacaaaagccACTAAAGTCAGATGAATTGGCTCCACCTAGAGGTGAAAGAAGGTCACCTTTCACTGCCACTTCAGCACTGATGTCTGATGGATTCACCCAAATGTTATGCTAACTGAATCGAGTGTTCAAGAGATACTGTGGCAGTTTATTAAAGGCCTCACAGTACCACTGTTTGCACACAATTGTACACAGTTATGGACAATATTCCCAGATATTCGTGCTGACCTGAAGAGCTCCATGACGTCCTCCCCcgtcctcttcacctcctcctctgacatcatACTGAGGATGGCGGCCTTCTGGTACACATAGATGGCCTTGGAGAGGGTTAAAACCAAAGATGGGATTTAACTTCAACTACACTCATTCTTAATCAGCTCAAAGTCAGAGAGAGTTTTCTAGCCAGCACTccttctgtatttcttttcccTTCCTACTGACTAACAGCTCattttatatttacacacaGTTTATGAGGTCTTtataaacaaagacaacaagaaAGTCTCATGAACCATTTATTTAACGCCTCGTCAGATAGAAGTGTGTGTTCACCTTGGACCAGCGGCTCTCTTTGCACAGCAGGTCGGCGTAGTGGTACGCCTGCTGCCACTCCTGCTGGTAGGAGTGAGTCCACATCAGCTCCCAGTAACACAGGTGGTGGATCTGTTTCCACTCCTGCTGGCTGCTGATACACTCCTCGTACATCGCCCGGGCCTACAAGACACAAAACATCATACACACAACTTTACTTCTTTGTGTTCGGTCTTAATTCTGCTCTGTTGTAGGCTTTTTACAGACTGCAGCaaacttcaaaacaaaaacaagtcttGTGGTTTTAAATTACCTCACAATCCTTACATGTGGTCAACAAAAAAGTGATTCATATGTGTTACAAAGAACCTCTTCAAGGTTTAGTTCTGTTGAACAGCGTCCATTCCACTGAAGAAGAGTTTTCTATGGATTAGAAATGCTGCTACCTGCTAAATAAAGTTGTTGATACGTAGTATAAAATGAAGAGAAGTGGGCCGAGTATAAATCCCTGTGGAACCCCTTGTATTCTCTCAGATCAGCGTTAGCAAGAGAGCTCTTAGCATCGTGATTTTAAACTCACTCGAGTCGTTCTGTTCAGATCGAGGGCTAAGGAATACATTTTGTTAATGAGGGTGTTCAAAGATATAAGTAAAGATGTGTCTGTTTCAGACCTTCTCAAAGTTTCCTCGCAGTGTGGCGATGCGAGCAGAGTAGAAGAGAATGATGGAGCCCTGAAAGAAAGACACGcaacaagaaaatgtttaatcTGCAAATAACTTTTCAATCATGAGACTGAATCTTTGTCTGGCTGTGGGTAGTTTGCTCACTTTGGGGTATTTCTGCTTGTAGGGCTCCAGCAGAGCTTCGGCCTCCACCAGGTTCCCTTCTCCAGTTCCTGATAAAACACAGGATAACAGAGTTCTGGTGCCGGACTACAATAGTGCAGTAAATGTGTTAATTCTATGCTACATCGATAGAAAAAGGgcattttgtttctgtgttttcctaCCGAGTATCAGTGACACATAAGTGTGGTAGAAGAGCAGAGTCAGAGCGCTGAGGATCGAACGCAAACTCTGACTGGACGCTCCCTCCCTCAGCTGAGACAGACCAAACCCCTGcaaagagacagaaactgaATTATTATTAACTGTTAGACTGTCACAGAGAGATTTCATAGCTGCAGGGTGGACCAGAACAAGCCTAGTTGGGCTTTAAAGTTGTTATACTGACCCTGTTTCCTGAGAATCCAATGAACTCCAACAACCTCAGAATCCTCTGAGGCAGGAGAGACAACATCTgcaagagagaaacagaaaatactcCAATCAATCAACGTTTGTGTGAATAAGTCGATTTTATAATCTCATATTCGCCAATATGCTGATGATACGCCCctatcatccatccatcatccatccatccatccttttcTTTGGGGCTCAGGCAGTATCAAACAAAAATCCTCTTCTTAAACCCACCAGGTTGAAGGATCCAATCCCGAGCTTGACTCCACCCTCAAACTGTCTGAACGAATCAGACTGGCCCGCCTGCTCCGGAGTGACATTCAGCACATTCTGACAATCCCTATTGGATGACAAGAAACATGATGTCACAATGATCAGCCCTCGGCTCTCATAATGTCTTGACCCTTTTAATTACCCCGGCTGCCTCGTTACTGAGCTGATGTTTCAGTAAACGAGACGTCAGCGATGGTTTGAAACGGTCACTCACTTGTAAATCTGGTAGCTTGTTCGGATCTTGATGCCTCCTTTGATAAAACTGATCATGTTCTCGTCCTGGAAGAGAGGATGATAAATTTCATTACCTTtctattctttttatttaatataacaGCCTCATTAGTCGTATCCACGGCAACAAGAAGTACTTCAGCTCCTCTTATTCTGGTTCGGTTCTGACCTGGACAAACGTCAGCACGGCTTTCTGCAGCAGACACTCGGCGTAGCAGATCTCTGCGTGCATCTCCTCTGAAAACACACCGACAGTTTGATCGTGATTTAGTGTTTTTTCACCTGTTCTTCTGTTAGAcctcagctgtcaatcaaactgtgTGGGCGGGGCATGTGCTGACATACCTTCCTGCAGGTTGGACTGTTTGCTGATCAGACTGGACAAAGATCCGACCACCGAGTTCCTCTTCCTGAATCTGCAGAAACAGTTTGGTTTGAAGACTTGATGCAAGTAAAAAGGAAGTATAATAACGGATGCACTGGTGGCAGTTTGACAGCTTCAGACGTGTTAGATAAGTAtgttaatcaataataataataatagtgttaGTAGTATTGCTCGTTACCAGGGAAACACCAGCTCCCGCTATGTGAAGTCATGGCCATAATTTGTGCAGGGAATCACGGGGGGGAGGAAGGAAGTGGATGATGTTCATCATGTCCACCATCCttgtttagcatgttagcatgttaacagaTAATAATTAGCACTCAGCGCAAAAGTCTAGCTAGATGagagtcagaggatcaccagcGTTATTATTGTTAACCATCCTGAAGGGAACTCCACAGTCTGAGCAAAGACATTTCATCACAGTCGTCTCTCGCTCACTTCTGACAGGTGTGTAACGCCTCCTTGATGGTTGCCATGGCGGCCTGGATGTCTCTGTGCTCAAAGGTCATCGTCGCCTGCATCACCAGGATGCTGCTGTAGCCCAGTGCGTGGTACATACTGTCCTTCCACCTGCACACacgacacaacacaacacaacacgtTTGATCACAACATCAACAGATTCCCTTTacaaatgtattgatttaaGACTTGTTTCACAGTGTTAACAAGCTGTTATGTACAAATTGtgctttttacaaaaaaaacactagtACACTGCAGTCTGCTTTAcataatacaaacacacacacacacacatatagactGGTTGCCGTGGTTACCATGGTTTGAGGAGGTCGAGGGCTTCAGAGAACTTGTCGTTGAGGACCAGATTTAGGGCGCACTGAGTCTCCTGGATTGCTGTCTGCAGGTCCATCTGACAGgccctgcacacacagagacacacacacacacacagagacac containing:
- the ttc39b gene encoding tetratricopeptide repeat protein 39B; amino-acid sequence: MAHVGNGAAAEEEDCFEDAYDRIPAACQMDLQTAIQETQCALNLVLNDKFSEALDLLKPWWKDSMYHALGYSSILVMQATMTFEHRDIQAAMATIKEALHTCQKFRKRNSVVGSLSSLISKQSNLQEEEMHAEICYAECLLQKAVLTFVQDENMISFIKGGIKIRTSYQIYKDCQNVLNVTPEQAGQSDSFRQFEGGVKLGIGSFNLMLSLLPQRILRLLEFIGFSGNRGFGLSQLREGASSQSLRSILSALTLLFYHTYVSLILGTGEGNLVEAEALLEPYKQKYPKGSIILFYSARIATLRGNFEKARAMYEECISSQQEWKQIHHLCYWELMWTHSYQQEWQQAYHYADLLCKESRWSKAIYVYQKAAILSMMSEEEVKRTGEDVMELFRQVEGLKQRLAGKSIPTEKFAVRKSRRYKAANPIPLVIPALEMMYVWNGFTIVGKRADSTEALLVTIERAEEQLRNDSNPSEFHPDDSCLVQMLKGLCLKHLGRLLQAELCFTQVLSSESRIRYDHYLIPFTLYELGLLYKLQGDFTKATTYIENAKMNYKDYSMESRLHFRIHAALNSLKGSPVGTP